The Penaeus vannamei isolate JL-2024 unplaced genomic scaffold, ASM4276789v1 unanchor2657, whole genome shotgun sequence region GTGCAAGATGCAAGCGGAGTACCTTGAGTTCATAAGCATGTTGCCAGCCACCGACTCCCCGGAGGTATTCGGCCTGCACCCCAACGCTGACATCACGTGAGCACTTCCTCACGCAGTAGTACAGCTACTGCCGATATCGATTGTGATGATATCCATACTAAAGTTTCGAATATATTTCACGGGAACGCTAGCTTTCGCGTTGTTTTACGAACACTAATACATCTTATCCATCCCGTTTGCTGATCTCTGCGTCGTTTCTGTGATTTTATGAATATTGATACGCGTAAATCTTGCCCATCCTGTTTGCTGAGATTCGTTCGTTACAAATACAAGAACCccttttttgtatttggaggagtGCCGTCAAAAATCTGTTGCCCCGCAGGTACCAGATTAACACCGCAAAGAGTATCCTGGACACCATCCTCAGCATGCAGCCCAAAGAAGGGGGGCAGCGGGGCGGCGAGACGCGCGAGGTCGTGGTTTCTCAGCTTGCACACGATATGATCATGAAGCTGCCTGTTGACTACATTCAGCATGAGgtacagaggcagacagacgggcagaaagagagagaaagaaagaaagaaagagaccgagagagagagaaagaagggaagaaagaaagagtgagggaaaaagtGACAAAAGAAGAAGcgatgaaagggaaaaaacaaagtaAATTTTCTGTGATTTACATTATTCGTTctaatattgatttattttcccTTCAGATCAAGGAGGCTCTGCAAAGGATGGGTGCCATATTACCCATGAACATCTTCCTTAGGCAGGAGCTCGACCGTATGCAGAAGGTGAACACTTACCTGTTCTATTTTAGCTTCTAGTATGACGTTCCAGTTCCGCACTGCACTGTTCGCAATAGTTGTTACAATAATCCGTTTTTGTGGCTGAATTTTTTGTCATCTTGAGCAGCAGGAGTTGGACCTCCCTCTTATATGGAACAGAATATTCTGATGCAAGGCAGTGATTATTCACAGATGCGATTTTTTACAAACTAAATGACAGCCAATTAAGTTACATGCACACAAGAAAGAAGCCGTTAATAAAGACATCATTCCCTCTAATTCACTGCAGGTCCTGAAGGTAGTTAGGCAGAGCTTGCACGACCTTCACCTCGCCATCGAAGGAACCATCATCATGAGTCCGTCTCTCAAGGATATGCTGGACGCCATGTACGACGCTCGGGTGCCGGAGAGGTGGcggaaggtaaaggagaaggaaagacatacacacacacacacatatgtatacatacatacatacatatatatatatatatatatatatatatatatatatatatatatatatatatatatatatatatatacatgtatagttaaatatgtatatatatacatatatatacatatatatatacatatatatataaatatatatatatatatacatatatatatacatatatatatacatatatacacagatatttaaatatatatatatatatatatatatatatatatatatgtatatacatacatataatacacacacacacacaaatatatatatgtgtgtgtgtgtgtgcctaatatAGATTTTTTCGATTATCAAGCTTTCAAATAAGTTTACAGTGCATACAACAAATGATTAAAATTGGCGAATATGGAAAACGCAGATACATTCTTTCGTTAAAAAATGTGAATCTGAAAGCATTCTGAACCTCCGAGTGAAAGGCTCTGTCTCGAACGCAGGTGTCGTGGGAGTCGAGCACCCTCGGCTTCTGGTTCACGGAGTTGATAGAGCGTGACTGTCAGTTCCGCCGCTGGTACTCCTATGGCCGCCCCAAGTCCTTCTGGATCACGGGCTTCTTCAACCCGCAAGGATTTCTGACTGCAATGCGACAGGTGACACCCACTTGTGTACTAGCATTTGTTCAGCGTTTGTGCATTGCGTTGCGTTTTGCTTGTTCATTATGACatcatgtatattttcatctGAACTAATCTATAACTGCTAATGGTTTCTTCCTTCTGCTCAATGGTGTATTCGTTCTTTACTCTCGGTATTTAACAGGAAAAAATGCATTTTATTGGTTTCCGTATCTCCTTTGATATTTACAGGAAGTGACACGACAGCACCGTGGTTGGTCCTTGGATTGTGTCATCCTACAGAACTTGGTGACACGTTTCAACCGCGAGGACATCCACGACCCACCGCCTGAGGGCGTGTATGTGTACGGACTTTTCCTGGAAGGCGCTTCGTGGGACCGCAAGCAGGGCAAGCTGGCAGAATCACGAGCAAAAGTAGGTTATTACTTGTCATTCTTTTTAAAATATAACCACAGCTGGGAAATACTGCTTTAGAATATTCATACAATTTTAAATTTCAAAACTGAAAGCCGTCAATCTCGAGCGGTACTGGCCGCAAAAACAATGTTGACACATCGAATATAACAAATGTACAGGATCACCGGAAGTTCTTACGATCAGGCTGCTGGTTCCTATTTTGGATAAATGCCGCCCGAGACAAGTCGTTAGTTTTGGAATCGTCTCCCAATTCCTTGCAGTAATCGATGTATGGCAGTTAACATTCCCAAGATGATAAATAACTCATGACCTCAATTGACAAGTACGAAAATTGCCATACTTTTCAGCTGCATGAAACAATCTTTCTAATACAGGTACTGTACGAGCCCATGCCAGTCGTCTACTTGTACGCCGTCAATACCACTAGTGGTAAGGATCCTACGCTGTACGAGTGCCCTATCTACCGAAAACCTCTGCGCACGGAT contains the following coding sequences:
- the LOC138861196 gene encoding dynein axonemal heavy chain 5-like (The sequence of the model RefSeq protein was modified relative to this genomic sequence to represent the inferred CDS: added 240 bases not found in genome assembly); the encoded protein is MGAGRWLLLQNCHLSLDFCQEMLDTVTESDNVNRSFRLWITTEVHAAFPIGLLQISIKFTNEPPQGIRASLKRTYADISQDLLDYSNVPQWPRLLYSTAFLHTVVLERRKYGALGWNIPYEFNQADFQASVQFIQNHLDDMDPKKGVSWVTVCYMLGEIQYGGRVTEDFDKRLLLTFLHVWFNERLLASDFRFYQGYNLPTCKMQAEYLEFISMLPATDSPEVFGLHPNADITYQINTAKSILDTILSMQPKEGGQRGGETREVVVSQLAHDMIMKLPVDYIQHEIKEALQRMGAILPMNIFLRQELDRMQKVLKVVRQSLHDLHLAIEGTIIMSPSLKDMLDAMYDARVPERWRKVSWESSTLGFWFTELIERDCQFRRWYSYGRPKSFWITGFFNPQGFLTAMRQEVTRQHRGWSLDCVILQNLVTRFNREDIHDPPPEGVYVYGLFLEGASWDRKQGKLAESRAKVLYEPMPVVYLYAVNTTSGKDPTLYECPIYRKPLRTDSTYIGSIDLETIDYLPSHWTLRGVALLCDIK